In Nitrospirota bacterium, one genomic interval encodes:
- a CDS encoding tetratricopeptide repeat protein yields MLDKTAILKEVQKYLAKGAVDKAIAELERLVKDSPDGNIYNMIGDIYLRKGVQKSAIEYYQKSAMFFRQEGFAQKAQALYKKVLNINPADTDALIAFGEICEEKGMVAEAIKYYLVVADLLAKEGKKEKILDVYAKVLSLSPANIPLRVKVADIYLKEGLKSDAAREFVHIARIHEEKGDMQKAREFFQKTLDIQPLNKDATLGLSVIFEKGGELRQAFEHMKDAVVLFPEDPEILFRCADLAVISESTNFAIKCLQRIEEKEPQNIKARMMLGELYLLKTRELELAWAQYLPILDQVILDQKFDDAISFLNTFKSVDPVETGKRLVSLYRQLNEDDRAVMELITLGDLFSDKGNEDSARAYYTEAEQINPSHAEVRKRLAPPEPEPIIPEPTVQEPDIERESLPISDSSIFAEPGHRAVTEEIEPSLFTTPAETITEDFKTAESAQEEEPQSITVRAEKTFDEVITEADIFSRYGLMSEAQRLLEGLKLRFPENIDLHLRLKSIYVDTHDIEAAVTQCLILSELYRRNDDTENAEQILKDAVAISPEDPRLADRGFAQLIEQTSFAASQPTYAETISSKKLDIEDFEEEIAEADFYSRQGLTTEAVKILEKLQKLFPENRDVNERLQALGQTSPDLEDGELSDSMDMHDAFEIPETVEAPSEFEQAGIYGAAEDSEELADRIERQEAFELPATDEPPAHSGGLAGEKGLPDRHEMFDDFERAEKATQPLDEVVAEKPFMGEPAAASSDDAIFKETSQVTEIPAQESAPRAAEPSGETEFESFSLSDDDLMDAQEMPEPALDNDVLDIFQEFKKGLEKELGDEDSETHYNLGIAYKEMGLVDDAIKEFQTSRSDPARFIQSSTMLGVCYMEKGLYSLAIDVLNKAIQQMQERDDSYWALTYELAEAYEKNRNLKEAFSLYTGVYGWSAKFRNVSDKMSQLRAQDPELVEKEKEQTMEKPKGRKDRVSYL; encoded by the coding sequence ATGTTAGATAAAACTGCCATATTGAAGGAAGTCCAGAAGTATTTAGCCAAAGGTGCGGTTGACAAAGCCATTGCCGAATTGGAGAGACTTGTCAAAGACAGCCCTGACGGCAACATCTACAATATGATCGGTGACATCTATCTGAGAAAGGGCGTACAGAAATCTGCAATCGAGTATTACCAAAAGTCCGCCATGTTTTTCAGGCAGGAAGGATTTGCCCAAAAGGCGCAGGCACTCTACAAAAAAGTCCTGAACATCAACCCTGCTGATACCGATGCGCTTATCGCCTTTGGCGAGATTTGTGAAGAAAAGGGTATGGTCGCAGAGGCCATTAAATATTACCTTGTCGTTGCGGACCTCCTCGCAAAAGAAGGCAAAAAAGAAAAGATCCTCGATGTCTATGCAAAGGTCCTGTCCCTTTCACCTGCAAACATTCCGCTCAGGGTAAAAGTCGCCGATATCTATCTCAAAGAAGGCCTTAAATCAGATGCAGCGCGCGAATTTGTACATATCGCACGAATCCATGAAGAAAAAGGGGATATGCAGAAGGCGAGGGAATTTTTTCAAAAGACCCTCGACATTCAGCCTCTGAACAAGGACGCCACGCTGGGTCTCAGCGTTATCTTTGAGAAAGGCGGTGAACTCCGGCAGGCTTTTGAGCATATGAAAGATGCCGTGGTGCTTTTCCCCGAGGATCCGGAGATCCTCTTCCGTTGCGCGGATCTTGCGGTTATCTCTGAAAGCACAAACTTCGCCATAAAATGTCTTCAACGAATAGAGGAAAAAGAACCACAGAATATCAAGGCACGCATGATGTTAGGCGAGCTGTATCTTCTAAAAACCAGAGAACTGGAGTTGGCCTGGGCACAATACCTGCCGATCCTTGATCAGGTTATCCTTGACCAGAAGTTTGATGACGCCATCAGTTTTCTCAATACCTTCAAGAGCGTTGACCCGGTTGAAACGGGCAAGAGGCTTGTTTCCCTATACAGGCAATTGAATGAAGATGACCGTGCCGTAATGGAATTAATCACCCTGGGCGACCTGTTCTCAGACAAGGGGAACGAAGACAGTGCCAGGGCATATTATACCGAGGCAGAGCAGATAAATCCGTCACATGCGGAGGTAAGGAAAAGACTTGCTCCTCCTGAACCGGAACCGATTATACCGGAGCCGACCGTACAGGAACCGGATATCGAACGGGAATCGTTGCCGATTTCCGACAGCAGTATATTCGCAGAGCCCGGCCATCGCGCGGTGACGGAAGAGATTGAACCGTCTCTTTTTACGACTCCGGCAGAGACGATCACCGAAGATTTCAAGACCGCTGAAAGCGCGCAAGAGGAAGAACCCCAGAGTATTACCGTCAGAGCGGAAAAGACATTCGACGAGGTGATAACCGAGGCCGATATTTTCTCCCGGTATGGACTTATGAGTGAAGCCCAGCGGCTGCTTGAGGGCCTGAAGCTGCGGTTCCCGGAAAATATCGACCTGCATCTGCGGCTGAAGTCGATTTACGTTGATACGCACGACATAGAAGCCGCCGTTACCCAGTGCCTTATCCTGAGTGAACTCTACCGACGCAATGACGACACGGAAAATGCCGAGCAGATACTGAAGGATGCTGTTGCAATCAGTCCGGAAGACCCGCGTCTTGCCGACCGCGGCTTTGCCCAGCTTATCGAGCAGACTTCATTCGCCGCCTCTCAGCCGACCTACGCTGAAACCATCTCCTCAAAGAAACTCGATATCGAGGACTTCGAGGAAGAGATAGCCGAGGCTGATTTCTACTCCCGTCAGGGACTCACAACCGAGGCAGTCAAAATTCTCGAAAAACTCCAGAAGCTCTTCCCGGAAAACCGCGATGTCAATGAGCGTTTGCAGGCCCTGGGCCAAACCTCCCCTGACCTCGAAGACGGAGAACTATCGGACAGCATGGATATGCATGATGCCTTTGAGATCCCTGAAACCGTTGAAGCGCCGTCCGAGTTCGAACAGGCAGGGATATATGGAGCAGCTGAGGATTCAGAAGAGCTGGCTGACAGAATCGAACGGCAGGAGGCATTTGAGCTTCCGGCCACAGACGAGCCGCCCGCGCACTCAGGCGGGTTGGCCGGGGAAAAGGGGTTACCGGACAGGCATGAAATGTTCGATGACTTTGAGAGGGCCGAAAAGGCAACTCAGCCTCTTGATGAAGTCGTTGCTGAAAAGCCTTTTATGGGGGAGCCTGCGGCAGCATCTTCAGATGACGCAATCTTTAAGGAGACTTCACAGGTTACGGAAATACCGGCACAGGAGTCCGCGCCAAGGGCTGCCGAACCTTCCGGGGAGACCGAATTCGAATCGTTCAGTCTTTCCGACGATGACCTCATGGATGCCCAGGAAATGCCCGAGCCTGCACTTGATAATGACGTGCTCGATATATTTCAGGAGTTTAAAAAAGGCCTTGAGAAGGAGCTTGGCGACGAGGATTCCGAAACCCATTACAACCTCGGCATCGCTTACAAGGAGATGGGGCTTGTTGACGATGCGATCAAGGAATTCCAGACATCGCGGAGTGACCCCGCGCGGTTCATCCAGTCATCTACCATGCTGGGCGTCTGTTATATGGAGAAAGGTCTGTATTCCCTTGCGATCGATGTATTAAACAAGGCAATACAGCAGATGCAGGAGCGGGATGATTCCTACTGGGCGCTCACCTATGAGCTTGCTGAGGCTTACGAAAAGAACCGGAATCTGAAGGAGGCCTTTAGCCTGTACACGGGAGTCTACGGATGGAGTGCAAAATTCCGTAATGTTTCTGATAAAATGAGTCAGCTGAGGGCGCAAGACCCGGAGCTTGTTGAAAAAGAAAAAGAACAGACGATGGAAAAACCGAAAGGAAGAAAGGACAGGGTATCTTACCTCTAA